TGGTAGCAGGTTTGCTGTGATATGGACCAAGCAGAAAATATACTGGTCAGAGTTGATAGAAAAGTTAAAAACACCAGTAAGATCTCCTGAAACTTTGGAGGAATATTTAAAATATCCAAAGAGTAAACAGGATAATTTAAAAGATGTAGGGGGATTTGTTGGTGGAGAACTTATAGATAATAATAGAAAAAAAGGAGCATCAGGAAGAGACATAATAGCGCTAGACTTAGATAATATTGAAGCAGGGCAAACACAAGAAGTATTAAAGAAGATTGGTGGATTAGGGTGTGCTTATGCTGTGTATTCAACTAGAAAACATAGTGATTACAAACCTAGATTAAGAATACTTATTCCAGGGGATAGAACATTAACTCCTGATGAGTATGAGCCAGCAGCAAGAAAACTAGCAAGTATGATAGGGATTGCATTATGCGACCCTACTACCTTTCAAGTGACTAGATTAATGTATTGGCCAAGCTGTAGCATTGATAGCAGCTATGTGTATGCATATGAAGATAAAGCCTTTTTAAATGTAGATGGGATACTTGGAATGTATAAAGACTGGCAGGATGTGGCAGAATGGCCACAAGTTCCAGGAAGTGAAAAAACAATTGCCAGTTTAAGAAAAAAACAAGAAAATCCATTAGAGAAAACTGGGATAATAGGGGCATTTTGTAGGAGCTATACAATAATTGAAGCAATAGAAAAATTTATTCCTGATGCATATGAGATACATGAGAATAGCGATAGATTGACTTTTACAGGTGGAAGTACATTTGGTGGAGCTATTTTATATGAGGATGGGTTATTTCTATACAGCCATCATGCAACTGATCCAGCTAGTATGAAACTTTGCAATGCTTTTGATCTTGTAAGACTTCATAAGTTTAAAGACTTGGATGATGAAGCTAAGGAAGGAACACCAACAGCAAAATTACCAAGTTTTACAGCTATGAATAAATTAATGTTAAAAGATGAAAAAGTTATAAAGATACTAGATAAAGAAAGAAGCGAAAGTGTAAAAAATGATTTCTATGATTTGGATCCAGAAGATGGAGAAGAAATAGAATGGATGAAAAAATTAAAAAGAAATGAGAATTCAGGACAGATAGAGAAAACTAGAGAAAATATATCGATAATACTTGAAAACGACTTACAGCTAAAAGGAAAGATGGTATATGATGAATTCTCAAATAGAGGAATAGTAACAGGAGCTTTACCCTGGAATAAAACTGATGAAGAAAGATTATGGAAAGATGTAGATGATGCAGAGTTAAGAACTTATTTAGAAACAGTTTACAGAATTACTGGAGATAAGAAAATTGATGATGTACTTCTTGCATATTGTCACAAATACAAAATAAATAAAGTTAAAAAATATCTTGAAGAGCTTAAATGGGATGGAGTTAAGAGAGTAGATACTTTATTACACGATTATTTAGGAGCTGAAAATAATGTATATACTCAAGAAGTAATGAGAAAATCAATGGTAGCAGCAGTAGCAAGGGCAATGGGATTATATGTTAAATGGGACCAGATGCCTATACTCTCAGGGCCACAAGGAATTGGAAAGAGTACTTTTTTAAGAATGCTTGGTAAAAATTGGTTTTCAGATAGTTTACAAACATTTGAGGGTAAAGATGCAAGTGAGACTATCCAGGGAACATGGATAAATGAAATAGGTGAGCTTGCATCTATGAATAGGAGTGAATTAAATTCCGTAAAACTCTTTTTAAGTAAAGTGGAGGATATATTCAGAGAAGCTTATGGAAGAAGAACAGAAAAATTTCCTAGAAGGTGTATATTCTTTGGAACTACAAACAGCAGCGATTTTTTAAGAGATAGTACTGGTGATAGAAGATTTTGGCCTGTAGATGTGGGAATAGTAAGTCCTCAAAAATCAGTATTTAAGGAATTGGGAGTTGAAGTAGATCAGTTGTGGGCTGAAGCATTTTGCTACTGGCAATTAGGGGAAGACTTGCTTTTATCTGTGGAAGCACAAAAGATTGCAGAGGAAGAGCAAAAAGCACATAAAGAAACAAACTCTTTAGAAGGGCTAATAGAAGTATTTTTAGAAAAAGAAATTCCTGAAAATTGGAATACTTTGGATATAAATTATAGAAAAGCAATAATGAGTGGAGATTTTACACAAGAAAATGCAAAAACAATAAAGAGAACTAAAGTATGTGCTTTAGAAATATGGGTTGAATGTTTAAAAGGGGATCCTAAAAATATTCAAAGAAGAAATTCTATGGAGATAAATGCAATTGTGGCGGGCCTAGAAAATTGGCAAAAATGTAAATCTTTTTTAAGATTCGGACCTTATGGAACACAAAGAGGGTTTATAAGAAAAGGGTAAACAAAGATTTATTTTTTACTATAATACGGACACTTTTAAGAAGAAGTACCGCCAAGCATAGACGAAAAAGTGGAATTTTTGAAAGTTTGTTTACCCCTCTGAGTAAACATAGAAAAATCAATGTTTCCTACTTTGTTTATGGGTTTGTT
Above is a window of Fusobacterium varium DNA encoding:
- a CDS encoding Predicted P-loop ATPase and inactivated derivatives — encoded protein: MKFDREITISSAGSRFAVIWTKQKIYWSELIEKLKTPVRSPETLEEYLKYPKSKQDNLKDVGGFVGGELIDNNRKKGASGRDIIALDLDNIEAGQTQEVLKKIGGLGCAYAVYSTRKHSDYKPRLRILIPGDRTLTPDEYEPAARKLASMIGIALCDPTTFQVTRLMYWPSCSIDSSYVYAYEDKAFLNVDGILGMYKDWQDVAEWPQVPGSEKTIASLRKKQENPLEKTGIIGAFCRSYTIIEAIEKFIPDAYEIHENSDRLTFTGGSTFGGAILYEDGLFLYSHHATDPASMKLCNAFDLVRLHKFKDLDDEAKEGTPTAKLPSFTAMNKLMLKDEKVIKILDKERSESVKNDFYDLDPEDGEEIEWMKKLKRNENSGQIEKTRENISIILENDLQLKGKMVYDEFSNRGIVTGALPWNKTDEERLWKDVDDAELRTYLETVYRITGDKKIDDVLLAYCHKYKINKVKKYLEELKWDGVKRVDTLLHDYLGAENNVYTQEVMRKSMVAAVARAMGLYVKWDQMPILSGPQGIGKSTFLRMLGKNWFSDSLQTFEGKDASETIQGTWINEIGELASMNRSELNSVKLFLSKVEDIFREAYGRRTEKFPRRCIFFGTTNSSDFLRDSTGDRRFWPVDVGIVSPQKSVFKELGVEVDQLWAEAFCYWQLGEDLLLSVEAQKIAEEEQKAHKETNSLEGLIEVFLEKEIPENWNTLDINYRKAIMSGDFTQENAKTIKRTKVCALEIWVECLKGDPKNIQRRNSMEINAIVAGLENWQKCKSFLRFGPYGTQRGFIRKG